A single region of the Oncorhynchus keta strain PuntledgeMale-10-30-2019 chromosome 4, Oket_V2, whole genome shotgun sequence genome encodes:
- the LOC118373007 gene encoding moesin-like isoform X2, which yields MILQAEQKNINVRVTTMDAELEFAVLPSTTGKQLFDQIVKTIGLRETWFFGLQYQDSKGFSTWLKLNKRVTAQDVRRENPLLIKFRAKFYPEDVAEELIQEATQRLFFLQVKEGILNDDIYCPPETAVLLASYSVQTKHGDYKKDYHFPGYLSRDKLLPQRVLEQHKLNKEQWENRIKVWHEEHKGVLREDAMVEYLKIAQDLEMYGVNYFSIKNKKGSELWLGVDALGLNIYQNTDRMTPKIGFPWSEIRNISFNDKKFVIKPMDKKAPDFVFYAPRLRINKRILALCMGNHDLYMRRRKPDTIEVQQMKAQAREEKTKRQMDKALLESEKKKRENAEKETEKIARETMELIGRLKQIEEETKKAQEELDKRTRRALELEKERTFAQEEAERLEKERRAAEETKAALLQQSESQMKNQENLATDLTSKISLLEDVKQKKDDDTKTWQKRDSVQGDHDETDESSAEASAELTSPGMVRDRSEEGRMTEAQKNERLQKHLKALSSELASARDDSKNTPNDLIHAENVKAGRDKYRTLRQIRQGNTKQRIDEFESM from the exons ATGATCCTGCAGGCTGAACAGAAAAAT ATCAATGTTCGCGTCACCACCATGGACGCTGAGCTGGAGTTTGCCGTCCTGCCCAGCACCACTGGCAAACAACTTTTCGACCAG ATAGTGAAGACCATCGGGCTGAGAGAGACCTGGTTCTTTGGCCTACAGTACCAGGACAGCAAAGGCTTCTCTACCTGGCTCAAACTCAACAAGAGG GTGACAGCTCAGGATGTACGCAGGGAGAACCCTCTGTTGATAAAGTTCCGGGCCAAGTTCTACCCTGAAGACGTAGCTGAGGAACTGATCCAAGAGGCCACGCAACGACTTTTCTTCCTGCAg GTGAAGGAAGGCATCCTGAATGATGATATCTACTGTCCTCCTGAGACGGCTGTGCTGTTGGCCTCCTACTCTGTTCAGACCAAACATGGAGACTACAAGAAGGACTACCACTTCCCTGGTTACCTCAGCAGGGACAAGCTGCTTCCCCAGAG GGTTCTGGAGCAGCACAAGCTGAACAAGGAGCAGTGGGAGAATAGGATAAAGGTGTGGCATGAGGAGCACAAGGGAGTGCTGAG GGAGGATGCCATGGTGGAGTATCTGAAGATAGCTCAGGATCTAGAGATGTATGGAGTCAACTACTTCAGCATCAAGAACAAGAAGGGTTCAGAGCTGTGGCTGGGGGTAGACGCTCTGGGCCTCAACATATACCAGAACACTGACAG GATGACCCCTAAGATCGGCTTCCCATGGAGTGAGATCAGAAACATTTCCTTCAACGACAAGAAGTTTGTTATAAAACCCATGGACAAGAAAGCCCCG GATTTTGTGTTCTACGCCCCTCGTCTACGGATCAACAAGCGTATCCTGGCGCTGTGCATGGGGAACCATGACCTGTACATGAGGAGGAGGAAGCCAGACACCATCGAGGTCCAGCAGATGAAAGCCCAGGCCCGTGAGGAGAAGACGAAGAGACAGATGGAtaa AGCTCTGCTTGAGAgcgagaagaagaagagagagaatgcggagaaggagacagagaagatcGCCAGAGAAACCATGGAGCTGATAGGCAGACTTAAACAGATTGAGGAAGAGACCAAGAAAGCTCAGGAAG agCTGGATAAGAGGACTCGCAGGGCCCTGgagctggagaaagagaggacattTGCCCAGGAGGAGGCAGAGCGTCTGGAGAAGGAGCGCAGGGCAGCGGAAGAGACCAAGGCAGCCCTCCTACAGCAGTCAGAGAGCCAGATGAAGAACCAGGAGaacctg GCTACTGATCTGACCTCTAAGATCTCCCTTCTGGAGGACGTGAAGCAGAAGAAGGACGACGATACAAAGACATGGCAGAAAAGG GACTCTGTGCAGGGGGACCACGACGAGACCGACGAGAGCAGCGCCGAGGCCAGCGCCGAGCTGACATCACCAGGCATGGTCAGAGACCGCAGCGAGGAGGGACGCATGACGGAGGCTCAGAAGAATGAACGGCTACAGAAACACCTCAAG GCCCTGAGTAGTGAGTTGGCCAGCGCTCGAGACGACAGTAAGAATACTCCCAATGACCTGATCCACGCGGAGAACGTTAAGGCCGGCCGGGACAAGTACAGGACCCTCCGTCAGATACGACAGGGCAACACCAAGCAACGCATCGACGAGTTTGAGTCCATGTGA
- the LOC118373007 gene encoding moesin-like isoform X3, whose protein sequence is MSSINVRVTTMDAELEFAVLPSTTGKQLFDQIVKTIGLRETWFFGLQYQDSKGFSTWLKLNKRVTAQDVRRENPLLIKFRAKFYPEDVAEELIQEATQRLFFLQVKEGILNDDIYCPPETAVLLASYSVQTKHGDYKKDYHFPGYLSRDKLLPQRVLEQHKLNKEQWENRIKVWHEEHKGVLREDAMVEYLKIAQDLEMYGVNYFSIKNKKGSELWLGVDALGLNIYQNTDRMTPKIGFPWSEIRNISFNDKKFVIKPMDKKAPDFVFYAPRLRINKRILALCMGNHDLYMRRRKPDTIEVQQMKAQAREEKTKRQMDKALLESEKKKRENAEKETEKIARETMELIGRLKQIEEETKKAQEELDKRTRRALELEKERTFAQEEAERLEKERRAAEETKAALLQQSESQMKNQENLATDLTSKISLLEDVKQKKDDDTKTWQKRDSVQGDHDETDESSAEASAELTSPGMVRDRSEEGRMTEAQKNERLQKHLKALSSELASARDDSKNTPNDLIHAENVKAGRDKYRTLRQIRQGNTKQRIDEFESM, encoded by the exons ATGTCTTCT ATCAATGTTCGCGTCACCACCATGGACGCTGAGCTGGAGTTTGCCGTCCTGCCCAGCACCACTGGCAAACAACTTTTCGACCAG ATAGTGAAGACCATCGGGCTGAGAGAGACCTGGTTCTTTGGCCTACAGTACCAGGACAGCAAAGGCTTCTCTACCTGGCTCAAACTCAACAAGAGG GTGACAGCTCAGGATGTACGCAGGGAGAACCCTCTGTTGATAAAGTTCCGGGCCAAGTTCTACCCTGAAGACGTAGCTGAGGAACTGATCCAAGAGGCCACGCAACGACTTTTCTTCCTGCAg GTGAAGGAAGGCATCCTGAATGATGATATCTACTGTCCTCCTGAGACGGCTGTGCTGTTGGCCTCCTACTCTGTTCAGACCAAACATGGAGACTACAAGAAGGACTACCACTTCCCTGGTTACCTCAGCAGGGACAAGCTGCTTCCCCAGAG GGTTCTGGAGCAGCACAAGCTGAACAAGGAGCAGTGGGAGAATAGGATAAAGGTGTGGCATGAGGAGCACAAGGGAGTGCTGAG GGAGGATGCCATGGTGGAGTATCTGAAGATAGCTCAGGATCTAGAGATGTATGGAGTCAACTACTTCAGCATCAAGAACAAGAAGGGTTCAGAGCTGTGGCTGGGGGTAGACGCTCTGGGCCTCAACATATACCAGAACACTGACAG GATGACCCCTAAGATCGGCTTCCCATGGAGTGAGATCAGAAACATTTCCTTCAACGACAAGAAGTTTGTTATAAAACCCATGGACAAGAAAGCCCCG GATTTTGTGTTCTACGCCCCTCGTCTACGGATCAACAAGCGTATCCTGGCGCTGTGCATGGGGAACCATGACCTGTACATGAGGAGGAGGAAGCCAGACACCATCGAGGTCCAGCAGATGAAAGCCCAGGCCCGTGAGGAGAAGACGAAGAGACAGATGGAtaa AGCTCTGCTTGAGAgcgagaagaagaagagagagaatgcggagaaggagacagagaagatcGCCAGAGAAACCATGGAGCTGATAGGCAGACTTAAACAGATTGAGGAAGAGACCAAGAAAGCTCAGGAAG agCTGGATAAGAGGACTCGCAGGGCCCTGgagctggagaaagagaggacattTGCCCAGGAGGAGGCAGAGCGTCTGGAGAAGGAGCGCAGGGCAGCGGAAGAGACCAAGGCAGCCCTCCTACAGCAGTCAGAGAGCCAGATGAAGAACCAGGAGaacctg GCTACTGATCTGACCTCTAAGATCTCCCTTCTGGAGGACGTGAAGCAGAAGAAGGACGACGATACAAAGACATGGCAGAAAAGG GACTCTGTGCAGGGGGACCACGACGAGACCGACGAGAGCAGCGCCGAGGCCAGCGCCGAGCTGACATCACCAGGCATGGTCAGAGACCGCAGCGAGGAGGGACGCATGACGGAGGCTCAGAAGAATGAACGGCTACAGAAACACCTCAAG GCCCTGAGTAGTGAGTTGGCCAGCGCTCGAGACGACAGTAAGAATACTCCCAATGACCTGATCCACGCGGAGAACGTTAAGGCCGGCCGGGACAAGTACAGGACCCTCCGTCAGATACGACAGGGCAACACCAAGCAACGCATCGACGAGTTTGAGTCCATGTGA
- the LOC118373007 gene encoding moesin-like isoform X1 produces MSSSPTTSCDWMILQAEQKNINVRVTTMDAELEFAVLPSTTGKQLFDQIVKTIGLRETWFFGLQYQDSKGFSTWLKLNKRVTAQDVRRENPLLIKFRAKFYPEDVAEELIQEATQRLFFLQVKEGILNDDIYCPPETAVLLASYSVQTKHGDYKKDYHFPGYLSRDKLLPQRVLEQHKLNKEQWENRIKVWHEEHKGVLREDAMVEYLKIAQDLEMYGVNYFSIKNKKGSELWLGVDALGLNIYQNTDRMTPKIGFPWSEIRNISFNDKKFVIKPMDKKAPDFVFYAPRLRINKRILALCMGNHDLYMRRRKPDTIEVQQMKAQAREEKTKRQMDKALLESEKKKRENAEKETEKIARETMELIGRLKQIEEETKKAQEELDKRTRRALELEKERTFAQEEAERLEKERRAAEETKAALLQQSESQMKNQENLATDLTSKISLLEDVKQKKDDDTKTWQKRDSVQGDHDETDESSAEASAELTSPGMVRDRSEEGRMTEAQKNERLQKHLKALSSELASARDDSKNTPNDLIHAENVKAGRDKYRTLRQIRQGNTKQRIDEFESM; encoded by the exons ATGTCTTCT TCCCCTACGACCTCTTGCGATTGGATGATCCTGCAGGCTGAACAGAAAAAT ATCAATGTTCGCGTCACCACCATGGACGCTGAGCTGGAGTTTGCCGTCCTGCCCAGCACCACTGGCAAACAACTTTTCGACCAG ATAGTGAAGACCATCGGGCTGAGAGAGACCTGGTTCTTTGGCCTACAGTACCAGGACAGCAAAGGCTTCTCTACCTGGCTCAAACTCAACAAGAGG GTGACAGCTCAGGATGTACGCAGGGAGAACCCTCTGTTGATAAAGTTCCGGGCCAAGTTCTACCCTGAAGACGTAGCTGAGGAACTGATCCAAGAGGCCACGCAACGACTTTTCTTCCTGCAg GTGAAGGAAGGCATCCTGAATGATGATATCTACTGTCCTCCTGAGACGGCTGTGCTGTTGGCCTCCTACTCTGTTCAGACCAAACATGGAGACTACAAGAAGGACTACCACTTCCCTGGTTACCTCAGCAGGGACAAGCTGCTTCCCCAGAG GGTTCTGGAGCAGCACAAGCTGAACAAGGAGCAGTGGGAGAATAGGATAAAGGTGTGGCATGAGGAGCACAAGGGAGTGCTGAG GGAGGATGCCATGGTGGAGTATCTGAAGATAGCTCAGGATCTAGAGATGTATGGAGTCAACTACTTCAGCATCAAGAACAAGAAGGGTTCAGAGCTGTGGCTGGGGGTAGACGCTCTGGGCCTCAACATATACCAGAACACTGACAG GATGACCCCTAAGATCGGCTTCCCATGGAGTGAGATCAGAAACATTTCCTTCAACGACAAGAAGTTTGTTATAAAACCCATGGACAAGAAAGCCCCG GATTTTGTGTTCTACGCCCCTCGTCTACGGATCAACAAGCGTATCCTGGCGCTGTGCATGGGGAACCATGACCTGTACATGAGGAGGAGGAAGCCAGACACCATCGAGGTCCAGCAGATGAAAGCCCAGGCCCGTGAGGAGAAGACGAAGAGACAGATGGAtaa AGCTCTGCTTGAGAgcgagaagaagaagagagagaatgcggagaaggagacagagaagatcGCCAGAGAAACCATGGAGCTGATAGGCAGACTTAAACAGATTGAGGAAGAGACCAAGAAAGCTCAGGAAG agCTGGATAAGAGGACTCGCAGGGCCCTGgagctggagaaagagaggacattTGCCCAGGAGGAGGCAGAGCGTCTGGAGAAGGAGCGCAGGGCAGCGGAAGAGACCAAGGCAGCCCTCCTACAGCAGTCAGAGAGCCAGATGAAGAACCAGGAGaacctg GCTACTGATCTGACCTCTAAGATCTCCCTTCTGGAGGACGTGAAGCAGAAGAAGGACGACGATACAAAGACATGGCAGAAAAGG GACTCTGTGCAGGGGGACCACGACGAGACCGACGAGAGCAGCGCCGAGGCCAGCGCCGAGCTGACATCACCAGGCATGGTCAGAGACCGCAGCGAGGAGGGACGCATGACGGAGGCTCAGAAGAATGAACGGCTACAGAAACACCTCAAG GCCCTGAGTAGTGAGTTGGCCAGCGCTCGAGACGACAGTAAGAATACTCCCAATGACCTGATCCACGCGGAGAACGTTAAGGCCGGCCGGGACAAGTACAGGACCCTCCGTCAGATACGACAGGGCAACACCAAGCAACGCATCGACGAGTTTGAGTCCATGTGA
- the zc4h2 gene encoding zinc finger C4H2 domain-containing protein yields MGDEQEIMCKLENIMEIRNKTVQMQKIKSRLKSEFESLESEEKHLKEYKQEMDLLMQEKMAHVEELRLIHADINVMESTIKQSENDLNKLLETTRRLHDEYKPLKEHVDALRMTLGLHRLPNLNEEEEKLSLDYFEKQKAEWQKEPHEPTIPESLAAAAAAAQQLQVSRKQDARQTATFRQQPPPMKACLSCHQQIHRNAPICPLCKAKSRSRNPKKPKRKPDE; encoded by the exons ATGGGGGACGAACAAGAGATAATGTGCAAACTAGAAAACATTATGGAAATACG GAATAAGACGGTACAGATGCAGAAGATCAAGTCTCGTCTGAAGTCAGAGTTTGAGTCCCTAGAGTCTGAGGAGAAACATCTGAAGGAATACAAACAGGAGATGGACCTCCTAATGCAGGAGAAGATGGCCCATGTAGAGGAGCTACGACTCATACATGCTGATATCAATGTG ATGGAGAGCACTATAAAGCAGTCAGAGAACGACCTGAACAAGCTGCTGGAGACGACGCGGAGGCTCCATGATGAGTACAAACCCCTGAAGGAACATGTCGACGCCCTCAGGATGACCCTGGGCCTTCACAGACTGCCCAACCTCAACGAAGAGGAGGAGAAACTCTCTCTGGA TTACTTTGAGAAGCAGAAGGCTGAGTGGCAGAAGGAGCCTCATGAGCCCACCATCCCAGAATCCCTTGCAGCAGCGGCTGCCGCGGCCCAACAGCTCCAGGTCTCCCGGAAACAAGATGCCCGCCAGACCGCCACCTTCAGACAACAGCCTCCTCCCATGAAG gcctgtcTGTCATGCCACCAGCAGATCCATCGTAACGCTCCTATCTGTCCACTGTGTAAGGCCAAGAGTCGCTCCCGCAACCCCAAGAAACCCAAGAGGAAGCCTGacgagtag